The window CCTCTTCAAGTCTACAACTCCCACTTTGGGTATTTAGTTTGAGAGAAATAAAAATGCAAAACTATTGctcatttttttgtttaaattgataaaagaatataaatttaataatttgaattgaaaattaattttatccttTTACATATAATTTCCTccaaaaatagaagaaaaccaataaaaagAGAACAAGTATCATTTGTATTGTCCATGAGACCATGACAATTAAAACAAAACTtagatgcaaaacaaacaggaTTTTAACAATCTATCTGGGCTAAAAAGCAACCGATAAATGCATAGCATCATTATTATAATCATACCCGGTATAATGCATAGGCAAGAAAAAAATGCTTACTGGATgaaccaaaagaaaaataaaagcaaaTGTTACTTTTCACATGATGACCATAAAGGTACTACACTTCTCTGTCCAAGTTTGCACTAGCGCAACGACAATAGATAAACTACACCACTACAGGATACAACATACAGAGGaaagaaaatatagaaaaaaatacACCCACCAACTACACTTTCCGTCTCCGCCGCTCTTCAGCGATTTCTCCTAATCAGCCATAAACAGTTACAACATCTACTAACTTTAGTACATTATCAAATTGACCTTTCTATCAACAATTTACAGACAAAAAAGCACATTGGCAGTGAGAACAAGTAAACCACGTAGAGGCAGCAGCACTCCAGCTACAAGGATTGCTCACTTGCTCCGGCTGAGAAAATTATATAGGAATGCCTCCAGAAATTGAGACCAAGTTTTTGCTCAAGGTAATCCACAGGATCTTGCTTGTCAACCAGCAAAAAACATTTGTGTCATTTCAATGTTTAGGTCCTTGTTGGGTGCATCAAATTATGTTCATACTGTCGTCTCGCGTGCTCTGGAATCAACTTGTTAATTAGTTCTGGTGAAGCTCCAGACAGCTGCAACAAGATAAATCAACAAGGAAATGGTGACTCATTTTATCCAAGATTCTCTATTATGATGAGAAGAATTCATCATCAATGCAAAAATTAGAAGGAATGTAAGTGCCATTAGATGTTTTTCAGATGTGATGACCAGAAGCCTAAATAATGTGTGCGAGGTGAGATGAGAATCTTGAGTCTAAACAATGCAGAACATGAACAGCAAGCCTATGTTAAAACACCTATGTGGGATCGCAACATGgattatttgatttgattcaGTTAACCTCAGGATATCAACATGGCCAGCTACACACAACAGCTAGTCACCAAAGGAAGTCATAAGGGCTGTATACTTGTAACATTCTAAGCAATAGCTCAAAATTCATTGTGTTTATCTATATTCCCATTCCAAAAAAAAAGGAGGAAGTTCACCACATCCAAAAACTTAATGACCTCAAATAGACTTGCCACCCTAAAATAATTTCTGAGCAGTACAAAAAATAAGCTTGGAGCAATACATTTTACATATGCATAAAAATGATGAACCTAAATGTAATGAATTAAGCATAATGTATAGCAAACTTACTTCctgtttgaaattaaaaagaggggGCAACGGGCGACCATTAGGTAGGCGAGCATTTGGTTCTCGGAGTTCATCAAAGAAAGGATGCGCACATGCTTCCAACTATACAAAATGGATAAGATTCACAATCATCaccaaaaaaaacttcaaatttcACGGAAATACAATTATGGCAGACCATATAGCATCAATAGATTTTGTTCATATAAACATTCAAACTTACAGCAGTGCAGCGCAAACTTGGTGAGTACTGAAGCAGCCTTGAAGCCAGGTCAATGGCCTCTGGAGGCATACGCTTGTGGAAAACCTGAAACCAACAATAAAGTTTGGAACTGCTCAGAACTCAGACCTAACAAATCAACTGAGGGGATCAAGCTTTAAAGCAATAAGCTGCTCTAAACTTCCTATCAATTCATCAATGATATGCGGCAATGTCGCCAATATGCAAGGAAAAACTAAAAACATCCACAGGGAAATCATTATACAAGCATATATCATCCACGAACTATTATGTCTCCCAACTATCTCAACAACAAATGTAAAGTGAAACAGACAAAAGTGAAATACCTTGTGCCAGGGAGTTGCTTTTATTTGTGGAAACCTAAAGTCAGAATAATTTGGATTCATGCATCGTATCTCTTCCCGTGTTGGTGTACCAAGAACCTTCAGGAGCATGCAATGAGTTTTCatcaaaatcacaatttaaaagAGACAAATGCAACATGTCTGCTCCAGTTTTCTCAAGCGTACCTTGATGATCTCAACAAGCTGATCTACAGCATTTTCTCCAGGAAACAACGGctaaaaaaaggaagaacataAACCAATGAGCATGCTCCAATGCTTGACAGATAGATTACCCCCCCACCACCACCACCTTTTTAGAGCTCTCAAATTGTAGCAAAGctaaaacaatctctaaaaaattAGGCTCACCTGACCCAGCAAAAGTTCAGCAAGAACACAACCAGCAGACCATATATCAATTGATGATGTATATTCACAAGCACCGAAAATGAGCTCCGGAGCCCGATAGAACCTAGAGCATATGTATGAGATGTTGGCTTCACCCTTAACCTGTTTGAAGAATGTACTAGGTTAAAAATCTTTACTTGCTTGATGAATTGACCATTATCACTCCTCGTTATTAAACAAGCGTCCAGAGTAAATGAATGAAAAAGAGGCAAAAGCACTGTAAGTGCAACTTAACCAATGAATATTTGCAGTACAGAGAAGCATGCCCCTACGAGTCTACGACCACTACAACTAAAAAATTGAAACTTTTATGACTGTAGATAGTAAACAAAGGGAAAAGGAGGTTTACATACAAGGACTTTCGCGCTtccaaaatcacatattttgaTTTGATGGGTGAGGGGATCAACCTGCAACAATCACATACTTCAAATTCCACTCTATTGagcaaaaattaatcaaaaaataaagaaataacaTACTAAAACATTCTGAGGCTTCAAATCTCTATGGCAAACTCCAGGAACATTATGCAAATACGCCAAGCCTCTAAAAATCTGCAAAGCAATGgtatgttaaaaagattgatGGTACCTACATAAAAAATTGACTTTTTTAGACAATGAACAATCTATACCTGATAAGTGTACAGCTTAACGTAGATGAGTGGCATTCTCTGATTAGCACTACTATAGTGCTTCAGAACCCAAAACATGGTCTCAGGAACATACTCCATCACCAAGTTGAGGAAAAGCTCATCTTTAATAGTGGTTGAGAAGAAGCAGTGTTTGAGCGAGATAACGTTCGGATGATCTAGCACTCTCATCAACTGTAACTCAC of the Amaranthus tricolor cultivar Red isolate AtriRed21 chromosome 6, ASM2621246v1, whole genome shotgun sequence genome contains:
- the LOC130814747 gene encoding shaggy-related protein kinase eta-like, which produces MADDKELSSTVVDTNESVTGHIISTTMGGKNGEPKQTISYMAERVVGTGSFGIVFQAKCLENGETVAIKKVLQDRRYKNRELQLMRVLDHPNVISLKHCFFSTTIKDELFLNLVMEYVPETMFWVLKHYSSANQRMPLIYVKLYTYQIFRGLAYLHNVPGVCHRDLKPQNVLVDPLTHQIKICDFGSAKVLVKGEANISYICSRFYRAPELIFGACEYTSSIDIWSAGCVLAELLLGQPLFPGENAVDQLVEIIKVLGTPTREEIRCMNPNYSDFRFPQIKATPWHKVFHKRMPPEAIDLASRLLQYSPSLRCTALEACAHPFFDELREPNARLPNGRPLPPLFNFKQELSGASPELINKLIPEHARRQYEHNLMHPTRT